A region of Jonquetella anthropi DSM 22815 DNA encodes the following proteins:
- the dnaB gene encoding replicative DNA helicase, which translates to MPVPQVRSLPSSPEAERAVIGGCLLDRNALIEVQDILSPDDFFDAQPRRVFEVMCDMTRRERPVDVLTTKDELNRRGDGDPASDQNFLVECADMLPTAANAAYYARIVQERALRRRVIQAGQKIAQLGYEGQCETEELLEEAERMIFEISRRRNSSNFQRVGDLLSEAIEQIQAACARDGDLTTGVPTGFSELDRLTGGLQRGALNILAARPSMGKTALALNVARNVAVKQGKPVLVFSLEMGALQLAQRLLGAESRINIHDMFSGLMQGGDWVHLTEAASVLDKVPLYIDDRSLMSTMELKAQCRRFKAQHEDLGLIVVDYLQLMNSARQAESKQQEVAEISRGLKAVARELDVPVLALSQLSRAVESRNDKRPQLSDLRDSGAIEQDADLVAFLFRPEYYDKDKDPEETSSVSFVDIAKHRNGPTGTANLVFIKEFTRFEDASTRLDPSRM; encoded by the coding sequence ATGCCCGTCCCGCAGGTCAGATCCCTCCCGTCGAGCCCAGAGGCTGAACGTGCGGTGATCGGCGGCTGCCTGCTGGATCGAAACGCCCTCATTGAGGTTCAGGACATTCTGTCCCCGGATGACTTCTTCGACGCCCAGCCCAGAAGGGTGTTCGAGGTCATGTGCGACATGACCCGGAGGGAACGGCCGGTCGACGTCCTGACGACGAAAGATGAGCTGAACCGGCGGGGTGACGGGGATCCGGCGTCGGACCAAAACTTTTTGGTCGAGTGCGCGGACATGCTGCCCACGGCGGCGAACGCGGCGTACTACGCCCGCATCGTTCAAGAGCGGGCGCTGAGACGACGCGTGATTCAGGCGGGGCAGAAAATCGCCCAGTTAGGGTACGAGGGGCAGTGCGAGACCGAGGAGCTGTTGGAAGAGGCCGAGCGGATGATTTTTGAGATCTCCCGCCGGCGCAACTCGTCCAACTTCCAGCGGGTCGGCGACCTGCTGTCTGAGGCAATTGAACAGATTCAGGCGGCCTGCGCTCGGGACGGCGATCTGACCACCGGCGTTCCCACCGGGTTCAGCGAGCTTGACCGGCTGACCGGCGGCCTGCAGCGCGGCGCGCTGAACATTTTGGCCGCCCGTCCTTCGATGGGGAAAACGGCGCTCGCTTTGAACGTGGCCCGGAACGTGGCGGTCAAGCAGGGCAAGCCGGTTTTGGTCTTCAGCCTCGAGATGGGGGCGCTCCAGCTGGCTCAGCGTCTGCTCGGCGCCGAGTCTCGGATTAATATCCACGACATGTTCAGCGGCCTGATGCAGGGCGGCGATTGGGTTCATCTGACCGAGGCGGCCAGCGTCTTGGACAAGGTGCCTCTTTACATCGACGACCGGTCCCTGATGTCCACCATGGAGCTCAAGGCCCAGTGCCGAAGGTTTAAGGCTCAGCACGAGGACTTGGGGCTGATCGTGGTCGACTACCTTCAGCTGATGAACTCGGCTCGCCAGGCGGAGAGCAAACAGCAGGAAGTGGCCGAGATATCGCGTGGCCTGAAGGCCGTGGCTCGGGAGCTGGACGTGCCGGTGTTGGCGCTCTCCCAGCTTTCACGGGCCGTCGAAAGCAGAAACGACAAGCGGCCTCAGCTGTCCGACCTGCGCGACAGCGGCGCTATCGAGCAGGACGCCGACTTGGTGGCGTTCCTCTTCCGACCGGAGTACTACGATAAGGACAAGGACCCCGAAGAGACGAGCAGCGTCTCATTTGTCGATATCGCCAAGCACCGCAACGGCCCGACAGGGACGGCGAACTTGGTGTTTATCAAGGAGTTCACTCGCTTCGAGGACGCCAGCACTCGGCTTGACCCTTCAAGAATGTAA
- the rplI gene encoding 50S ribosomal protein L9, protein MKVILKEDVRKLGKKGQVVEVSDGYGRNYLISRGLAVEATASTMKVQAERDAAERRKDEKLRAEAESVKARIAGKVVRVSIPAGEGGKLFGAVTSAQIAEALGAQYGVSVDKKDVKLDGVIKALGGYPLTLKLHPAVDASMTVSVEAQ, encoded by the coding sequence ATGAAGGTTATTCTTAAAGAAGATGTCCGCAAGTTGGGCAAGAAGGGCCAAGTCGTGGAAGTTTCCGACGGGTACGGGCGCAACTACCTGATCTCCCGCGGGCTGGCCGTTGAGGCGACCGCCTCGACGATGAAGGTTCAGGCGGAACGCGACGCGGCGGAGCGCCGGAAGGACGAAAAGCTTCGGGCGGAAGCCGAGTCGGTGAAGGCCCGCATCGCCGGGAAAGTTGTTCGGGTGTCTATCCCGGCAGGCGAGGGCGGAAAGCTGTTTGGAGCCGTTACCAGCGCGCAGATCGCCGAGGCCCTGGGGGCCCAGTACGGCGTGAGCGTGGATAAAAAAGACGTCAAGCTCGACGGCGTGATCAAGGCCCTCGGCGGTTATCCGCTGACCCTGAAGCTTCACCCTGCCGTCGACGCTTCCATGACCGTTTCCGTCGAGGCTCAGTAA
- a CDS encoding DUF2232 domain-containing protein has translation MNLRMRSPAAALSLGVLSGAFYAAWNLPFVSFAVMLCAVPLAVASRLLGPAGGVGALACAAGTVAAVLSPYHALAFFLAWGACGLCLGLAARSQSAGETFLAGLTATILGMTALGGWLFYATGQGPAKLLVASLTGLYRNVLLQAPQAAAYFGAVRQAAAVVPTVFPSILVLSAMWLTALSYGLSSLLLRRTALPMPKLPKVTELRMPSSVLWAYLFSLAALVLSRLSFQAAQVAFIVGVNLELVIRALLLVQGLSLAGWWAKRFGLSWWISVPLLIAAVAVPVLEQGAVVLGVVDLWLDIRKRYGGVKQ, from the coding sequence ATGAATCTTCGGATGCGTTCACCGGCGGCGGCTCTGTCCTTGGGCGTCCTGTCCGGGGCGTTCTATGCGGCGTGGAACCTTCCATTCGTCAGCTTCGCCGTGATGTTGTGCGCCGTGCCGTTGGCCGTCGCGTCCCGTCTTCTTGGGCCGGCCGGCGGCGTCGGGGCGCTCGCCTGCGCCGCCGGGACCGTTGCGGCTGTCCTGTCGCCCTATCACGCTCTGGCTTTCTTTTTAGCTTGGGGGGCCTGTGGGCTCTGCCTTGGTCTCGCGGCCAGAAGCCAAAGCGCCGGGGAAACGTTTCTGGCCGGGCTGACCGCCACGATATTGGGCATGACGGCGTTGGGAGGCTGGCTCTTTTACGCCACAGGCCAAGGGCCGGCTAAACTTCTCGTCGCCAGCCTGACTGGCCTCTACCGAAACGTGCTGCTCCAAGCGCCTCAGGCCGCGGCGTATTTCGGCGCGGTGCGTCAAGCGGCTGCGGTGGTGCCGACCGTGTTTCCGTCGATTCTCGTCTTGAGCGCCATGTGGCTGACAGCCCTCTCTTACGGTTTGTCGTCGCTACTGCTCCGTCGGACGGCCCTGCCGATGCCGAAGCTGCCCAAGGTGACGGAGCTGCGAATGCCTTCCAGCGTTCTTTGGGCGTACCTTTTCAGCTTGGCGGCGCTGGTGCTGTCGCGGCTGTCGTTTCAGGCGGCCCAAGTCGCTTTTATCGTCGGGGTGAACCTTGAGCTGGTCATTCGGGCGCTGCTACTCGTACAGGGGCTGTCCTTGGCCGGCTGGTGGGCAAAACGGTTCGGATTAAGCTGGTGGATCTCAGTTCCGCTTCTTATCGCTGCGGTTGCCGTGCCGGTTCTCGAGCAGGGGGCCGTGGTGCTGGGCGTCGTAGACCTGTGGCTTGACATCAGGAAACGCTACGGAGGTGTGAAACAATGA
- the rpsR gene encoding 30S ribosomal protein S18: MPFQGGNNNRRRGKRRPKVCYYCADKLEHADYKDVDRLRKYVSERGKIVPRRVTGNCAKHQRQLTIAIKRARFMALLPYTAD; encoded by the coding sequence TTTCAGGGAGGAAACAACAACCGGCGGCGGGGTAAACGCCGTCCGAAGGTTTGCTATTATTGCGCTGATAAGCTCGAACACGCCGACTATAAGGACGTGGATCGGCTGAGAAAATACGTGAGTGAGCGCGGGAAGATCGTTCCCCGCCGGGTGACTGGCAACTGCGCCAAGCACCAGCGCCAACTGACGATTGCCATTAAACGGGCGCGTTTTATGGCTCTGTTGCCGTACACTGCCGATTAG